The Candidatus Arthromitus sp. SFB-mouse-Japan genome includes a region encoding these proteins:
- the aroA gene encoding 3-phosphoshikimate 1-carboxyvinyltransferase, which yields MNIRNKKIKSIINISGDKSISHRALMVSAISNGISTIHNFLFSQDSLATMECLRNLGIRIEVEDYKVRVFGNGLYSLRKYEGILDAKNSGTTIRIMSGILSGSNFDSIIDGDKSLRLRPMDRIIKPLSLMGGKIYALNSDNYAPLSVCGKELNSISYKMEIDSAQVKSCILFAGLYCDGITKVSENIKTRDHTERMIGYFGGNIKINGNTILIQKGEMEGREISIPGDISSASFFMVLASCIDGSELLIKNVGINETRIGIINVLRSMGANIELVNVHCDYFEEVCDIKVYGTKFLVGTLIEGGIIPTLIDEIPIICVLAVFAKGETIIRDIEELKYKESNRIKSIVEGFSKLGIEIYELENGIRIVGGGSIKGCEVDSYNDHRIAMSFMILSVISGEDIRILNKYCVDVSFPNFYDILNYVLR from the coding sequence GTGAATATAAGAAATAAGAAGATAAAATCTATAATAAATATTTCTGGAGATAAGTCCATATCCCATAGAGCTCTTATGGTTTCAGCTATATCAAATGGGATTAGTACAATACATAATTTTTTGTTTAGTCAAGATTCTTTAGCTACAATGGAGTGCCTTAGAAATTTGGGTATTAGGATTGAGGTCGAAGATTATAAAGTTAGAGTATTTGGAAATGGATTATATTCTCTTAGGAAATATGAAGGTATATTGGATGCTAAAAATTCTGGCACAACGATTAGAATAATGAGTGGAATTTTAAGTGGGAGTAATTTTGATTCAATTATTGATGGTGATAAATCACTTAGACTTAGACCGATGGATAGAATAATAAAACCATTATCTCTTATGGGGGGAAAGATTTATGCTCTTAATAGTGATAATTATGCTCCTTTAAGTGTTTGTGGTAAGGAATTAAATTCAATTTCTTATAAAATGGAAATAGATAGTGCTCAGGTTAAATCATGTATTTTATTTGCAGGATTGTATTGTGACGGTATTACAAAGGTTAGTGAAAATATAAAGACGAGAGATCATACAGAGAGAATGATTGGCTATTTTGGTGGGAATATTAAAATAAATGGAAATACTATTTTAATTCAAAAAGGTGAAATGGAAGGGCGAGAAATTTCAATTCCTGGGGATATATCATCTGCTAGTTTTTTTATGGTTTTAGCATCTTGTATTGACGGATCTGAACTTTTGATTAAAAATGTTGGTATTAATGAGACAAGGATTGGTATAATTAATGTTTTAAGAAGTATGGGAGCTAATATTGAACTTGTAAATGTTCACTGTGATTATTTTGAGGAAGTATGTGATATTAAAGTATATGGAACCAAATTTTTAGTTGGTACTTTAATTGAAGGGGGTATTATACCTACACTTATTGATGAAATACCAATTATTTGTGTTCTTGCTGTATTTGCGAAAGGTGAAACTATAATTAGAGATATAGAAGAACTTAAGTATAAAGAAAGTAATAGAATAAAGAGTATAGTAGAGGGATTTAGTAAGCTTGGGATTGAAATTTATGAACTTGAGAATGGAATTAGGATAGTTGGTGGAGGAAGTATAAAAGGATGTGAAGTTGATAGTTATAATGATCATAGGATAGCCATGTCATTTATGATATTATCAGTAATAAGTGGTGAGGATATAAGGATTTTAAATAAATATTGTGTTGATGTATCTTTTCCGAATTTCTATGATATTTTAAACTATGTTTTAAGGTAA
- the aroF gene encoding 3-deoxy-7-phosphoheptulonate synthase: MIIFFKKDIDRKCSIENIKHISGLDFVPFNFDENYIGIHILSDVDEKFIYDSIDGIKDIVYVDKPYKFVSRDFKKEDTIVHIGDVKIGGEYFETIGGPCSFENEDMFMEIAKSLKELGVNIIRGGAFKPRTSPYFFQGIGKYALISMRKITSDLGLKLVSEIVSTEDIEFFNEYVDVFQVGARNMQNFELLKKLGECNKPVLLKRGLSATIEEFLLSAEYIVSKGNINVILCERGIRTFEKSTRNTLDISAVPLVKKLSHLPIIVDPSHASGQFDLVEPLALASVSAGCNGIMVEVHNDPENALSDGHQSIKFKRFDDMNKKIHKIRKSLF; this comes from the coding sequence ATGATCATATTTTTCAAGAAGGATATTGATAGAAAATGTTCTATAGAAAATATAAAACATATTTCTGGATTAGATTTTGTGCCTTTTAATTTTGATGAAAATTATATAGGAATACATATCTTAAGTGATGTTGATGAGAAGTTTATATATGATAGTATTGATGGAATTAAAGATATAGTTTATGTAGATAAACCTTATAAATTTGTTAGTAGAGATTTTAAGAAAGAGGATACTATTGTACATATTGGGGATGTTAAGATAGGTGGAGAATATTTTGAAACTATAGGTGGACCATGTTCTTTTGAAAATGAAGATATGTTTATGGAGATAGCTAAGAGTTTAAAGGAGTTAGGGGTAAATATAATAAGGGGTGGTGCATTTAAGCCTCGAACCTCTCCTTATTTTTTTCAGGGAATTGGTAAATATGCTTTGATAAGTATGAGAAAAATTACGTCAGATCTTGGTCTAAAGCTTGTTAGTGAGATTGTGTCTACAGAGGATATAGAATTTTTTAATGAATATGTAGATGTTTTTCAGGTTGGAGCCCGTAATATGCAGAATTTTGAATTGTTAAAGAAACTTGGAGAGTGCAATAAGCCAGTTTTGTTAAAGAGAGGATTAAGTGCAACGATTGAAGAGTTTTTACTTAGTGCTGAGTATATTGTTTCAAAGGGAAATATAAATGTTATACTTTGTGAGAGAGGAATCAGAACTTTTGAGAAGTCTACAAGAAATACTTTAGATATATCAGCAGTTCCTCTTGTTAAGAAGTTATCTCATCTTCCTATAATAGTTGATCCTAGTCATGCTTCTGGCCAATTTGATTTGGTTGAGCCTCTTGCATTAGCTTCTGTTTCAGCTGGGTGTAATGGAATTATGGTTGAGGTTCATAATGATCCTGAAAATGCATTATCTGATGGACATCAATCAATAAAATTTAAACGATTTGATGATATGAATAAGAAAATTCATAAGATAAGGAAGAGTTTATTTTAA